From the Alteromonas sp. CI.11.F.A3 genome, the window AGTGATTGCATTTAAAGAGTAGACGTATCAGAGAATTAATTTAGCTATCGCTCGAGTTATGAGAATGTAATAAAAAGATTGGAATGGCTCGCCAAAGCCACTTGCCCCCTAAAATGGAGTAGCGCTATGAAACGGATATTCATTGTTCTGATATTGATGTTTACTCAGCACGCCAGTGCCGATGCTGTCAGAGAAATAGAAGAAAGAAAAATTGTCTCTACAGCGTTAAATGAGCAGCTCTCGCTGTTTATTCAGCTTCCCCTTTATTACCATGAGAATGCTGACTATGCCTATCCAGTGTTGTATTTATTAGATGCGCCTGTAGGTATCACATTGAATTCCGGTATTCTCGACCCCTTAGTTGGTTACAACAACGCGCCTCAAATGATTATTGTTGGGGTGTCTACAAATGATAGAGATCGGGATTTCACCCCCACCAATGACCCCAAATATGCAGAAAATAGTGGTGGCGCAGATACATATCTGAAATTTATTGAAACGGAAGTTATTCCCTACGTAGATGCTAATTTTAGAACCGAAGAATACAGAATATTTTCTGGTCACTCTTTCGGCGGCCTGCTAGTGGCTCACGCATTTTATTCAGCTCCAGACCTATTTGATGCCTATTTTGCGTTTAGCCCTAGTTTGTTTTGGGATGAGAAGTTAGTGGCTAAATCCCTTGTATCATTTACGGGCCAACAACAAAGTAATCACAGTGTGCTTTACCTGAATATTGGAAATGAAGGGAATGCGGAAGTTAAATCTCCAGAGGGTAAAGCAATGCTAGAAGGCGTTGAGTTTATTGATACTGCCTTAAGTCAACACACA encodes:
- a CDS encoding alpha/beta hydrolase-fold protein produces the protein MKRIFIVLILMFTQHASADAVREIEERKIVSTALNEQLSLFIQLPLYYHENADYAYPVLYLLDAPVGITLNSGILDPLVGYNNAPQMIIVGVSTNDRDRDFTPTNDPKYAENSGGADTYLKFIETEVIPYVDANFRTEEYRIFSGHSFGGLLVAHAFYSAPDLFDAYFAFSPSLFWDEKLVAKSLVSFTGQQQSNHSVLYLNIGNEGNAEVKSPEGKAMLEGVEFIDTALSQHTPKGLRYKIDYFSQEPHQVTQIIGTYHAFRHLYPSWDVPYEAYLSGYDAVAAHFASLSELYGYHIVAKDWQLSDAALYELHERNNPNEALKYLHAVLKQRPENIEYMSTLALAYEKSGALPEAINTLNEISERIGEADEMYSDIAARISRISKLLSTN